The Macadamia integrifolia cultivar HAES 741 chromosome 4, SCU_Mint_v3, whole genome shotgun sequence genome contains the following window.
ACTTAGGAAAGACTTCTATCATGGCTATGTATCGGAGTCAGCAAAATCGGTCGATTCCAATCTCAATTATATCCAATTTCTAGTAGGACGAGTAAGATCGAGTTCAATCGAGTCAAGGCCTATTTTGAGGGTCGGGATCCTCTTTTGGGCACTGATCGCTCAGGTCTTGCCCATAACTATCTGGGTGATTAACATTTGTCTAAGCGGTGATCCAATGACTCTCGGCATGGTGTCTCTGTTCTGATCAGTAGAAACACAATTGTTGGATCATCATTTAAGCACATGTCGATCGCCCAGATAGTTTTGGATGGACCTAGGCGATCAACACTAAGAAGAGGAGTAGGAAATTTCAAGTTTTCAAACTTGGCTGAAATTTTGCAGATTTAAAAACCCGAGGCCCTCTGCATACCTTTCAAATTTACTGCAAACGGCACTTCCGCAAGATCAATGGGCGATAGTGGACATGCCAagacttgaacccacaaccagtTGACTCCagcggtgatgggttgagggcattttcaccactattgGTCATACCTTTCAAATTAATCCCAATGGAATCAACGAAAAGTGGTCATTACCCAATGCCGGTTCCATCTTTGCAAGGTCTTGGGACGTTTGAGTTTGGAGACAGCACTTACCTTTGATAGTTTTGCAGGAAGCGGCTGTCCTCAAGACTCAAACTGGCATTTGCCCTAGCAGCCTGAACCTTCAGCCATTGCTATAGGCAATGGTCCCTTGAAGTGGTGAAACAACGTAGCATGAAAAATGGCAAAATAAAGCACAAAAatctaattgaaaaaaaaaaaaaaatttctgtctgatggttggaaagaaaatagaaggctaaaagtataacaaatattttcatatatgaGAGGGAATATAATTGAGGGAACTAGAACATAGTTAGTAAAAACACATTTAAATGatgtttccattttttaccaTTATAACTCGTTTTACTGTTAGTTTTCTAACAATACGGGATAAAATGGCAAATGGGCAGcattttgtttttaaaacatgtttttgttttttttttttttttttttttttttttttttttaaacgtttTCTAGGATATTAGATTTGTTGAACACAATAGCTACTTAAATGactatatctctctcttctgaaTTTTAATCGACTTGATTATTTCATCAACGTGAAATTAACTCAAATGGCTATATTTCTCATGGTATTACCTCTAACTCAAGTTCAATGCACGGATCCGAAATTGAGCTAAAAGCATATGCATATGCTGAAAAGTGCTTCTAAAGCAATCACTCCCAAATCCAACTAAACATGCATCACTCTGGGCTGTGTTAGACTATATTAAcaataatgaacaacatcatagcttAGCCACATTGTTTAATAtgattttaactttttttttctttgttattgtaTGAATTTGGAATTGATGTTGGATGATATGTCTTGGAACTTATAATGGTTGtgaaatatatatgcattaatacTGGATATTATAGTTGTTTTGATTATTAGATGCACTTATTTAGGAAACAATTCTTCAATTCATATGAGTACAATGCTAATTTTTTTGTCCCATTTTTTAAAACCTATACATTTAAAACTAgttccatgatttttttttttttttaccttgtaGTTTAGAGTTTTTCATCGTATAAAAGCCCATATTGTCCGCACTTCCatgtttttttgccattcctGTTTATGCTAACTATAAGCTAGAACATGATCTATAGTAACCTTTCAGACCAGCTTGATATGTCATTGTAGAGGTTttaaaaagtttgaaaagtttaaGAAATCATGTCAACATGAATTCATAAAAAACTACTGATGCAATGAGAAAAACCTCTACAATTGGTGGGTCATATGTTTGATGTAGGTAGACTATTAAATTTGACAAGTAGTCAATCTAATGGTGGACTCATTGGATCATCAATTCACGCAACTGAAAAGTAACAAACATGATGGAAAGGATTCCTAACCTAAGGTATGATGGAAACTTTCTCCCTGCGGTTCAATATATCTCTAAAATGTGACCTAAGTCTAAACTTAATAACATATCTATTGACAAAATTGCCACATAAGAAAGACTTCACAAACAAACTTAACAAGACTTTTTTACATAGAGTAAGTAGTGGTACGTGAATGCAAATATGACATCGGTGATACTTTTCACTTATCCTATGCGTATGCTTTTATAGTATTTATGCAGTAGCTCATTCTAAAGATTTTCTTCACTAGCATCCTAGCATTCTCATATAGGAAGGATCACATGTCTTACCCATCTATGGATTACCTAGATGTTTAAGGCGAATTGGGGATCGTGTGGATAGGCGTACGGTCCTAGGTTTGATTCTCCATCtatgcatctacgatttaagtgagGATTGTAACGGTAGGATAAAAATTCTCCAATCTTATACGTACATCCAATAAATGAATCGTTGACACCAATGGTATATGAAAACTGATCCCCTTCTCCAATATGTAAACTTTAACCAtccaatcatttttttcttcctaaaaaTATTGTCTTTTAAAAGGAAATGACTAGATCAACTAGTATCCACCCAATTATATCAAATAGCCGAAAAGAGCATTTAATTATCATGTACACATCCATATATGCATAAGCAATATTATAGAAATACCTTTAGATACCTTTTTTAATTCTCACGCATGATTCCAACAATAGACACTGAATTGGTCGGATCATATCGGTCTTCTTAGCTGTTTTGATGCCAATTTTTAAAATCATGATTCAGATACAATCCAAGAGGATACGGGTGTATTCAAATCGGTATCGGACTCTGAtacttattttcatttttcagaaaagggATTTATAGTTACAATTTTCAAggtgttttaatttttttctatagctcataaataaataaatatatatatatatttttttctaatttaaaaGTTTTTTCAGTTTAATTTACACCAATATTTAGTCATAGAAACCAGTAGAGACAGCCATTAAAGATACCTCAACCGTGAGATGTATGGGACGACGACAGATTACGACATGTTTCGGTCAAAAAAGCCCGGCGGCTTAGAATTTGAAACGTGGAAAGTTAGATCGCCAGTTCACGGTTACAATCCATGGGTTTTGCTTCCATCCTCACCATATAAATACTCTTATTCCTCCACTCGTTTTCCAAAATTAACTTTTAGACCTCTCTTCCAGTCCTCTGCCTCCTCTGTTCTCTCATCATTTCACTCtctgggtctctctctctctctctctctctctctctctctctgttttctgTCTACAGGCGACCTGTAACGAAGGATCTGTGTGTGAATTCACTGGGGTTTGTTTATTTGCCTCTTTACTTTCTGGGTTGTGTTTTAaatctatttttctttaatgGGTTCCTTAGAATTTTTGAAACTCACAACGTAGGAAGATCTGTGTTAGACATTTGATTATGATCTGGCTATGCGATGTTCCCTGGATTTGATTTTGGGGAAAATAGAAGACGGTGGAAGAACAAACATTCTCTTTTGCTGTTTTGTTGATTTCTCTAACTGGTTATTTTATTTGCAGGTTCCTGGGTTGTTTGCAGAGTTGCATTTCAGTTTCCCTGACGGGCTACCTAGGAAAAAGACGTGAATTTCGTTGGGAAGATCTATTGGGAAAAACCCATTATTGGCTTTACGAATCTGTGAATCAGGGAGGGCTGAAGGGCTTTGTTCTCAATTTCAATCCAGCTTCTTAGATCAAATCAAAGGAtcttatttatcatttttttttattttttttattttgtatgatTAGAAAGATTACCGCTTTTGATCTGAAAAGGCTTCAAAGTTTACAGATAGGAAAGGAACCTTTTCAATTCTTTCCTCTGTTTTCTTCATTGATTCCTTTAGATCTCCAACAGAATGACAGAACCAACAGCGAAGACTCCTTTGATGCCGCCATCAACTTCTCGAAAGCTTCCTGATTTCAAACAATCTGTTAAACTCAAGTATGTAAAGCTTGGTTATCATTACCTCATCACCCATGGAATGTACCTTTTCCTATCCCCTCTTTTGGTTCTCATCGCCGCTCAAATCTCCACATTCTCGATGCAAGATCTCCTTGATCTATGGGACCATCTGCGATTCAACCTTGTTTCTGTCATCGTCTGCTCCACACTACTTGTTTTCCTCTCTACTCTATACTTCCTCACCCGTCCTCGACCAGTCTATCTCGTGAATTTCTCTTGTTACAAGCCAGAAGAAGCTCGGAAATGCACAAGACAGATCTTTATGGAGAGATCGGCGTTGACGGGTTCATTCACCGAGGAAAACCTTGAGTTCCAAAGGAAAATCCTTGAAAGATCAGGTCTCGGTGAAACAACTTACCTCCCTGAGGCCGTCCTCAGAGTTCCACCGAACCCATGTATGGCTGAAGCAAGAAAAGAAGCGGAGATTGTGATGTTTGGTGCCCTGGATGAGCTCTTCGCCAAGACTAAACTGAAGCCTAAAGATGTTGGTATCTTAATCGTCAATTGTAGCTTATTCAATCCAACTCCTTCTCTCTCTGCCATGGTGATCAACCATTACAAGCTCAGAGGGAATATAATTAGCTACAATCTTGGTGGAATGGGCTGCAGCGCTGGTCTGATCTCAATTGACCTTGCAAAAGATCTTCTTCAAGTCCACCCCAACTCCTATGCTTTGGTGATCAGTATGGAGAACATCACATTGAATTGGTACTTTGGGAATGATCGATCAATGCTTGTTTCGAATTGTTTGTTCAGAATGGGAGGGGCTGCGATCTTGCTCTCGAACAAGAGATCCGACCGGAGAAGATCCAAGTACCAATTAGTCCATACAGTCCGGACACACAAAGGTGCTGATGACAAGTGCTTTACCTGTGTTACCCAGCAAGAGGATTCCACTGGAAGAATTGGTGTCTCTCTGTCCAAGGATCTCATGGCAGTTGCAGGGGATGCTCTGAAGACCAACATCACCACCCTTGGCCCTCTTGTTCTTCCAATGTCTGAACAATTGCTTTTCTTTGGTACATTGGTTGGGAGGAAGCTTTTCAAGATGAAGATCAAACCCTACATCCCAGACTTCAAATTGGCCTTCGAGCATTTCTGCATCCACGCAGGAGGAAGAGCCGTACTGGATGAATTGGAGAA
Protein-coding sequences here:
- the LOC122077023 gene encoding 3-ketoacyl-CoA synthase 11-like — its product is MTEPTAKTPLMPPSTSRKLPDFKQSVKLKYVKLGYHYLITHGMYLFLSPLLVLIAAQISTFSMQDLLDLWDHLRFNLVSVIVCSTLLVFLSTLYFLTRPRPVYLVNFSCYKPEEARKCTRQIFMERSALTGSFTEENLEFQRKILERSGLGETTYLPEAVLRVPPNPCMAEARKEAEIVMFGALDELFAKTKLKPKDVGILIVNCSLFNPTPSLSAMVINHYKLRGNIISYNLGGMGCSAGLISIDLAKDLLQVHPNSYALVISMENITLNWYFGNDRSMLVSNCLFRMGGAAILLSNKRSDRRRSKYQLVHTVRTHKGADDKCFTCVTQQEDSTGRIGVSLSKDLMAVAGDALKTNITTLGPLVLPMSEQLLFFGTLVGRKLFKMKIKPYIPDFKLAFEHFCIHAGGRAVLDELEKNLQLSDWHMEPSRMTLYRFGNTSSSSLWYELAYSESKGRMKKGDRTWQIAFGSGFKCNSAVWKALKTINPAKEKNPWMDEIDQFPVIVPKVSRI